The following nucleotide sequence is from Paenibacillus andongensis.
TGATCCGATTCAGTATAAAGAACAGCTGGACTGGATCAAAGTTCCGCTTAACCATGAGGGCATTCAGCAAATTACTTCATATTTCTTCGAGTTTAAGTACTCGTTGGCGGTTGACGGCATTTCCTTGCCGCTCGTGTTTTTAACCGCACTGATCTCATCAATGGCTGCTTTAGCTTCGGTGTATATCAAGAAACGCTGGAAAACGTACTTTATTCTGTTCTTGCTGCTGGAAACCGGTATGTTCGGTGTCTTCCTGTCACAGGATCTGTTCTTGTTCTTCTTGTTCTTCGAAATTACGCTCGTACCGATGTTCTTCTTGATTGGTATTTGGGGGTATATGAACCGGGAGCAAGCGGCCAACCGCTTCCTGCTTTACAATGGACTTGGCTCGGCGATTATGTTGATCGCGTTCTTAATTCTCGTCAGCACGGCTGGATTCAACCAGGTGCCTTCGCAGACAGAGGCTGTCATTTACTACAGTGGTGACATTCATACGATTGCACATAATTTGCTGCAGGATCCTGCGGCCTATGTGAATCAAGAAGGAACGCCGTTCTTCCTTAGTCCGACCATGAAGTGGACCGTGTTCATTATGCTGCTGGTCGCCTTCGGCATTAAGCTGCCGATCTTCCCGTTCCATACATGGATGCTCAAAGTACATACAGAGGCTCCGCCTGCTGTTGTTATGATTCACTCCGGAATTTTGCTGAAAATGGGAGCCTACGGCCTCATCCGATTCGGCATTCTGTTCTTCCCGGGGGAAGCCAAGCAGTGGGCCTGGATGCTGGCGCTCCTCGGCGTCATCAACATCGTGTACGGCGCGATTCTCGCCATGGTACAAAAAGACTTCAAGCTCGTGCTGGCCTACTCGAGTATTAGCCACATGGGCATCGTCCTGCTCGGTCTCGCCGCGTTCAACGTATCGGGCCTGCAGGGCGCCGTGTTCCAACTGATCTCACACGGCCTCATCTCGGCCCTGATGTTCTTGCTCGTAGGCAGCATCTACGAGCGGACCCAAACGACGCAGCTCGATCAGTTAGGCGGTCTCGCCAGCTCAGTGCCGTTCATCAGCGGTATTCTGCTGGTCGCTGGTATGGCATCGCTCGGATTGCCGGGCTTATCCGGCTTCATCAGTGAGTTCCTCGCGTTTCTCGGACTCTTCGAAACGCACCGTGTGTACGCGATCGTCGGTACACTCGGGATCATTTTCACCGCGGTTTATGTGTTGCGCGGGGTTCTGAACATCACGTTCGGCGCCAAACAGCCGAACCTACAGCTGCAAGGCATGCGCGATGCTAGATTAATCGAGGCGGTGCCGATGATTGCATTGGTAGCGTTCATTCTCTTGCTCGGTGTATACCCAAGCGTGCTGAGTCAGCCGCTACAGCAAACGATAGGCAGCTTGGATCAATTGATCCACAGCGTAGCCGGGAAGATAGGAGGTTAGACCGGTGGAACAGATAAGACTCCATGTCGCTGATTTAGTGCATCTGCTCCCTGAGCTTTCGCTGGTTGTCACCGCGATTATCCTATCTCTCTTGGATTTGGTCCTCCCCAACAGGCTTAACCGCTCGATCATTGGATGGCTGACGTTGGTTGGCATCGCTATTTCTGCGATATTCGTTGTTCTGCAGTTGAACCCAGATGAGGCTATTGGGCTGCTCAATAATAGCTACAGAGTGGATGATTTCTCGAATCTGCTCAAGTTGTTTACTTTAACAGGAACGGGCTTCATCGTATTGATGAGCATTAGCTTCGTCAAAGAAGACGCAATTCCACACGTCGGAGAGTATTACTACTTCTACTTGCCCGCCGCGCTAGGTGCGATGATTATGTCATCCTCAGGGGATTTAATCACGCTGTACGTTGGGTTGGAGCTGCTAAGTATTACTTCTTACTTGCTCGTAGCTATGAAGAAGAAAGATAACAAATCCAACGAGGGTGCCTTCAAGTATTTGGTCATGGGCGGCATTTCATCCGCGATTATCTTGTATGGCATGTCCTTCCTATACGGGATGGTTGGTTCCAGCAATTTGTCGCAAATTGGCGCTGCTCTTCCAACGCTCGTAACGGCTTACGAACCGCTGCTTTATGTAGCATTCTTCATGCTGCTCACCGGCTTCGGCTTCAAAATCGCCGCTGCCCCGTTCCACAGCTGGGCACCGGATGTGTATCAAGGCGCACCGACGCCAGTGACGGCATTTTTAGCTGTTGTGTCCAAAGGCGCCGGCTTCGCCATCCTTTTCCGCGTATTCTACGTGTTGTTTGGATTTAGCAACTTCGAGAACAGCAGCTTTCAATCGGATGTGTTCCTTGCCATATCGGTCATGGCGGCCATTGCGATGGTCACTGGTAATTTCATTGCACTGAAGCAAACAAATATGAAGAGGCTTTTGGCCTACTCAGGAATTGCTAATGCAGGTTACTTACTCGTTCCGATCGGAACTTACTTTTCCGGTACCCATTACGCGAACTTCTCTGAATTTATTTTCTATCTGATCGCGTACTTGTTTATGAATATCGGAGCTTTCGCTGTACTGATGATCATCGAGCAGGCTGAAGGCCATACCGAGGGGAAAGGTTTTGCTGGTCTCTATTACAGGGCCCCAATAACAGCCGTGGCCATGGTGCTCATCGTGCTTTCATTGGCCGGTATTCCTTTGTCTGGCGGGTTTTTCGGGAAGCTGTACATTATCCTAGGCACGATGCAAACCCAGCATTATTGGCTAGGGTCGCTGATGATCGCTACCAGCGTGGTATCCTTTTACTACTATTTCGGTATCGTACGCCAAATGTTTATGCGCAGCGATTACGAGCCTGCCGAGATTAAGGTGTCGATTCCGTTAGGGATAACGGTTTGGTTATGTGCACTCATCAGCGTGGCGTTGGGCGTTGTCCCACACCTTGTGCTGAAAGGCATCGAAGCCATTTTCACCTTGACGAAGGATTTTCTGATTATGTAATTTTATAAAAAAGCCTTTCCCCGCTTATGATGTGGGGGAAGGCTTTTTTAACATTTAAGAAAGAATAAGTGTTTTGGGCTGGAGCGAACTTTAACGAGCAGGCGTGACTGTGGGTTTGGTAAACCTGCAATTGTGC
It contains:
- a CDS encoding complex I subunit 4 family protein; this encodes MLASLPILSMIAFSPLLGVLVLLFIRGDQGRLIKTIGIVTTLIPLILAAWLYVDYNYQGDPIQYKEQLDWIKVPLNHEGIQQITSYFFEFKYSLAVDGISLPLVFLTALISSMAALASVYIKKRWKTYFILFLLLETGMFGVFLSQDLFLFFLFFEITLVPMFFLIGIWGYMNREQAANRFLLYNGLGSAIMLIAFLILVSTAGFNQVPSQTEAVIYYSGDIHTIAHNLLQDPAAYVNQEGTPFFLSPTMKWTVFIMLLVAFGIKLPIFPFHTWMLKVHTEAPPAVVMIHSGILLKMGAYGLIRFGILFFPGEAKQWAWMLALLGVINIVYGAILAMVQKDFKLVLAYSSISHMGIVLLGLAAFNVSGLQGAVFQLISHGLISALMFLLVGSIYERTQTTQLDQLGGLASSVPFISGILLVAGMASLGLPGLSGFISEFLAFLGLFETHRVYAIVGTLGIIFTAVYVLRGVLNITFGAKQPNLQLQGMRDARLIEAVPMIALVAFILLLGVYPSVLSQPLQQTIGSLDQLIHSVAGKIGG
- a CDS encoding NADH-quinone oxidoreductase subunit N, whose amino-acid sequence is MEQIRLHVADLVHLLPELSLVVTAIILSLLDLVLPNRLNRSIIGWLTLVGIAISAIFVVLQLNPDEAIGLLNNSYRVDDFSNLLKLFTLTGTGFIVLMSISFVKEDAIPHVGEYYYFYLPAALGAMIMSSSGDLITLYVGLELLSITSYLLVAMKKKDNKSNEGAFKYLVMGGISSAIILYGMSFLYGMVGSSNLSQIGAALPTLVTAYEPLLYVAFFMLLTGFGFKIAAAPFHSWAPDVYQGAPTPVTAFLAVVSKGAGFAILFRVFYVLFGFSNFENSSFQSDVFLAISVMAAIAMVTGNFIALKQTNMKRLLAYSGIANAGYLLVPIGTYFSGTHYANFSEFIFYLIAYLFMNIGAFAVLMIIEQAEGHTEGKGFAGLYYRAPITAVAMVLIVLSLAGIPLSGGFFGKLYIILGTMQTQHYWLGSLMIATSVVSFYYYFGIVRQMFMRSDYEPAEIKVSIPLGITVWLCALISVALGVVPHLVLKGIEAIFTLTKDFLIM